Proteins encoded by one window of Cannabis sativa cultivar Pink pepper isolate KNU-18-1 chromosome 4, ASM2916894v1, whole genome shotgun sequence:
- the LOC133037488 gene encoding uncharacterized protein LOC133037488, protein MAGFVRTKRLSDPLDARVRDRLVGRDSGSDHGYSSSGSEHSADESPCLSELVHCFLEEDESESTRSGFEYYDSESEQVESVSDRVDATECILRSTVANNADSYRKLLQAHVSQGVEAFSHMRSNEVMFRRKVMSLLRDLGHNAAICKTKWDSSGGITGGSYEYIDAVLKPSSWSGTSAGETRRYIIDLDFAAEFEIARPSAQYTRLLQSLPRVFIGNGDELKRIVRTMCDAAKRSLKSTELSIPPWRKNRYMQNKWFGPYRRTVNPLPEQISPSVTSPAPTPVVKCRWVGFDNAVSDGHVNIVRTR, encoded by the coding sequence ATGGCTGGTTTCGTACGTACAAAGCGACTCAGTGACCCGCTCGACGCGCGAGTTAGAGATCGACTCGTCGGGAGAGATTCCGGCTCCGACCACGGCTATTCCAGCAGCGGAAGCGAGCACTCCGCCGATGAGTCTCCCTGTTTATCAGAACTCGTTCATTGTTTTCTCGAGGAAGACGAGTCCGAGTCAACTCGGTCTGGTTTTGAGTACTACGATTCCGAGTCGGAGCAAGTCGAATCGGTATCTGATCGAGTCGATGCGACCGAGTGTATTCTCAGGTCTACCGTAGCTAACAATGCCGATTCGTACAGGAAACTTCTTCAGGCTCATGTTTCCCAAGGCGTTGAAGCTTTTTCTCACATGAGATCTAACGAGGTAATGTTCAGGCGAAAAGTCATGTCGTTATTACGTGATTTGGGGCACAATGCCGCGATCTGCAAGACTAAGTGGGATTCCTCCGGTGGAATCACAGGCGGAAGCTACGAATACATCGATGCCGTACTAAAACCTAGCTCCTGGTCAGGAACATCAGCCGGAGAAACTCGCCGCTACATAATCGATCTAGACTTCGCGGCCGAGTTCGAGATCGCTCGTCCTTCGGCACAGTACACGAGGCTTTTACAGTCTCTTCCGAGAGTATTCATCGGCAATGGCGACGAATTGAAACGGATCGTTAGAACAATGTGCGACGCAGCCAAAAGATCGTTAAAAAGCACAGAACTCTCAATACCTCCGTGGAGAAAGAATCGTTACATGCAGAACAAATGGTTCGGTCCGTACAGACGGACGGTGAATCCACTACCGGAACAAATATCCCCGTCGGTGACTTCTCCGGCACCGACTCCCGTCGTGAAATGCCGTTGGGTGGGTTTCGATAACGCCGTCTCAGACGGCCACGTCAACATTGTCCGAACAAGATGA